Genomic window (Streptomyces liliiviolaceus):
GCGTACGCGGTACTGGAGGGGTTCGGGGTGCAGCCCCAACGGGAGGGTGGTGACCGCCGGTTCGAGCAGTTCCACCCGCTGGCCCGAGCGCAGCGGCGCGGGATGGCCGCAGTTGACCAGCCGGACCTCGCCCGGTGCGAACTCCACGAGGAGCGCGGTGACGAAGTCCTCCGGGCCCAGGTCCGGCGCGAGACGTTCGTCCAGGCCGGTGGCGAGGGACGGCAGGTCCGGGACGGTGTGGGCGAGTTCGCGGAAGGCGGCCACCGTCTCGGCGGTCAGCCGGATGGCCTCCAGGCCGTGTCCGCGCACGTCACCGACGAGGACCCGCAGGCCGAAGGGCGTCACGGCGACGTCGTACAGGTCGCCGCCGAGCGCCGACTCGCGCACGGCGCAGTGGTAGCGCGTGGAGACGTGCGTGCCGGCGAGGTTGCGGGAGAGCGGCCGCACGATGGCCTCCTGGGTGATCCGCGCGACCTCGCGCACCTCGGCGAGTTGCGCGAGGAGCCGCTCCCGCTGCCGCACGGCGTGCACGGTCAGCCCGCAGCCGAGCAGCAGCTGCGTGAGGGTGACGGCGGGCGGGACATGGTCCAGCAGGAGCGCGGGGGCGGCGATGAGCCCGCCGACCGCCGACGGCGCGAGCAGCCGCCTCTCGGAGAGCCGGCGGAGGTCGCCGTACGCGCCGCACCGGGCGGACCGGCCGGGGTCGCGCAGGCGTCGCCATCGGCCGAGTCGGCTCTCCTTGCTGTCGCGGGTCATCCGCTCGCTCCGCCCTCTCTTCTCCGCCCCTCGCGACGGACTTCGCGCGACGGTCTCCGAATATCCCCTTCCGCTCCCGCGCCGACAGGGTGTTGATCGGATCTCGACGCAATGTGCCCGGAAGTGACGGCGTGGGACCGAGTTCGTCCGCGGCGCGGGGGAGCGATTCGAAGTGGCCCGCCGGCCGCGTCACACTGGCCGGGTCGCACGATCCCGCGGGGGCTCGCTCGTACGCCGTGCA
Coding sequences:
- a CDS encoding PP2C family protein-serine/threonine phosphatase, with product MTRDSKESRLGRWRRLRDPGRSARCGAYGDLRRLSERRLLAPSAVGGLIAAPALLLDHVPPAVTLTQLLLGCGLTVHAVRQRERLLAQLAEVREVARITQEAIVRPLSRNLAGTHVSTRYHCAVRESALGGDLYDVAVTPFGLRVLVGDVRGHGLEAIRLTAETVAAFRELAHTVPDLPSLATGLDERLAPDLGPEDFVTALLVEFAPGEVRLVNCGHPAPLRSGQRVELLEPAVTTLPLGLHPEPLQYRVRLQPGDRLLLYTDGLTEARSPDGTLFPFLTEATHALRDPLPDEALNTLYARLLTHTTKPPTDDLALILCQPTHASALPAQVGG